Proteins encoded within one genomic window of Theobroma cacao cultivar B97-61/B2 chromosome 7, Criollo_cocoa_genome_V2, whole genome shotgun sequence:
- the LOC18593948 gene encoding mitochondrial import receptor subunit TOM7-1, translating into MASRVSLKSKGKAGKGSKGSEEKSIAQCFKEWSTWTMKKAKVVTHYGFIPLVIIIGMNSEPKPQIYQLLSPV; encoded by the coding sequence ATGGCGTCTAGGGTTTCACTAAAGAGCAAAGGCAAAGCAGGGAAGGGATCTAAAGGCTCGGAGGAGAAATCGATTGCGCAATGCTTTAAGGAGTGGAGCACATGGACCATGAAGAAGGCCAAAGTGGTAACACATTATGGCTTCATTCCTTTGGTGATCATCATCGGCATGAACTCTGAGCCCAAGCCCCAAATTTATCAACTCCTAAGCCCCGTTTGA